From one Acidobacteriota bacterium genomic stretch:
- a CDS encoding lytic transglycosylase domain-containing protein: MRRAVLFAAGLALGWALAGTTARAQVRVERDAQGKIVITNKGSKAAERLAGSPSAPPLPALSAGLRKEIQAKLRKACAERGLDYDLVAALVEAESDFRPNVLSKKGAVGLMQLMPDTAKRFGCADPWDLDQNIQGGTAFLAFLHERFEGDIPLILAGYNAGEDAVRKYGNRIPPYAETVRYVFSILHNYGRPAVTERARGLLASPGDYDRFYTPRKGQKPVLRLFYMFVDEKGVRHIYDYPPSGVVSTPIVYKDE, from the coding sequence GTGAGGCGCGCGGTCCTGTTCGCGGCGGGCCTCGCCCTGGGGTGGGCCCTGGCCGGCACCACGGCCCGGGCGCAGGTCCGGGTGGAGCGGGACGCCCAGGGCAAGATCGTCATCACGAACAAGGGCTCCAAGGCCGCGGAGCGCCTCGCCGGGTCGCCCTCCGCCCCCCCACTTCCCGCCCTGTCCGCCGGCCTCCGTAAGGAGATCCAGGCCAAGCTGCGCAAGGCCTGCGCCGAGCGGGGCCTGGACTACGACCTGGTGGCCGCGCTGGTGGAGGCCGAATCGGACTTCCGGCCCAATGTCCTCTCGAAGAAGGGGGCGGTGGGGCTCATGCAGCTCATGCCCGACACGGCCAAGCGCTTCGGGTGCGCCGACCCCTGGGACCTCGACCAGAACATCCAGGGCGGGACGGCCTTCCTCGCCTTCCTCCACGAGCGGTTCGAGGGAGACATCCCCCTCATCCTGGCGGGCTACAACGCGGGAGAGGACGCGGTGCGGAAGTACGGGAACCGGATCCCGCCCTATGCGGAGACGGTCCGCTACGTTTTCTCCATCCTCCACAACTACGGCCGGCCCGCGGTGACCGAGCGGGCCCGGGGCCTTCTGGCCTCGCCGGGCGACTACGACCGCTTCTATACCCCACGGAAGGGTCAAAAGCCCGTCCTGAGGCTCTTCTACATGTTCGTCGACGAGAAGGGCGTCCGACACATTTACGACTACCCGCCCTCGGGAGTCGTCTCCACCCCCATCGTCTACAAGGACGAATGA